A region of the Thermoanaerobaculum aquaticum genome:
AGCGTGCGCGGGGCCCTCATGGTGTCGGGTTTTGGCCTTTTGGGCCTGGCGGTTTATGTCGTGGGACTGTGGCTTACCCGGGCCCCAGAGCTGGTAGAAATTAAAAGGCTTCTGCAACGGAGGCAAGCGTGAAAGCGGTCATCCAGAGGGTTTCCCGGGCGGAAGTGCGGGTAGGCGGGCAAAGAGTTGCGGAAATTGGCAGGGGGTTGTTGGTTCTGGTGGCGGTGGAAAAAGGGGACGGCCCGGAAGTCGTCGCTAAGGCCGCCGAGCGCTTTGCAACCTTGCGGGTTTTTGAGGACGAGAACGGCAAGATGAACCTTTCCCTTGGGGAAGTGGGGGGCAGTGTGCTTTTGGTTTCGCAGTTCACCCTGGCAGGCTCCATTGCCCGGGGGCGCCGCCCCTCCTTTGATGGTGCCGCCCCACCGGAGGTGGCCCGGCCGCTTTTGGAGTCTTTAGCCGCAGCTATCCAAGCCCACGGTGTACCGGTGAGCACCGGTGTGTTTGGCGCCCACATGGAGGTGGAGCTGGTGAACGACGGGCCGGTGACGCTCATTTGGGAAAGCAAACCGGCTGCAGGCTAAGGCACTACCTTGATGGGTTCGGGGGTAAAGCTCAAAAGGAAAATGACCCAGCTCGCGACCACCACCCACCTACGGTCTTCGGGGAAAGGGTCGTCCTCTCCGGGCACCCAGGGGTGACGAACGCCCATGACCAGGGCCACCATGGCCCAAACCCACCAGCCCGTCCACTTAAAGCCCAGGAGCACCAAAACCACCAGAAGCGGCCAGGCCACCAGGCGGTGAATCCGTCCCAATGCAGCGTAGGTGATGTGCCCCCCGTCCAGTTGGCCAAAGGGCAAAAGGTTTAGAGCCGTGACCAGAAGGCCAATCCAAGCGGCGTAAGCGGTGGGGTGGAGGAGCAAATCGGCGCCCTGCGCCAGCTCCGGGTAGATCATCCGGGAGAGAAGCTTAAACAGGATGGGCTCACCGAAAACCAAGTAGCCGCCCTTGGGCAGCTCGTGCACCACCTGGGATTGCAGGATGCCCCAGACCAGCACCGGCAGGGTCAAGACAAAACCGGCAATGGGGCCGGAAGCACCCACGTCCACCAGCTCCCTTTTGGTCATGAGCGGCGAGCGGATGCGGATGAAGGCCCCCATGGTGCCAATGCCGAAGGGCACCGGGATAAAGAACGGCAAGGTGGCGTCCAGGTAGTGGCGGCGGCAGGCCACGTAGTGTCCCATTTCGTGGGCCAGGAGGATGGCCATGAGGGGCAGGGAAAAGGCCAGTCCAGCGGTTAACACCTCACGGTCGGTGATAAGGCGCCAGAACAGCGAAAAGCCCGAAAACCCCTTGCTCGCCAGACGAAGCTCCACCTCGCTGGAGGCAAACATCAGGCCGCCAACGGTGGAGGTGGTGGCCAGGGTCGCCAAAAACAACGCCAGGTGCAAAAGCAAGCGCCCAGGGGAATGGCGCGGGGGTTGCGGCCTTAAGACCCTGAGCAGGGCACCATCCGGTGCCAGGATTTCCACATGTTGATCGGCCACAGGAACTAGCCTAACTCGCGGAGGGCCTTCCCCGGCTTAAAGCGGACGGTCTTTCCGGGAGGGATCGGGACCTCCTGCCCGGTACGCGGGTTCCGCCCCACCCCACGCTTGCGCTCCTTCACCAGGAAAACGCCAAAGCCACGCAGCTCAATGCGTTCTCCCCGCACCAGCGCTTGCCTCATGCTTTCGAAAATTGCGTCCACAACCTCGGCCGCTTTTCCCTGGGGCAAGTCAACGGTTTCCCTCACTGCCTTCACGAGGTCCGCTTTGATCATGGTTGCCAAACCTCCTCCGCCAACTGCGGGCGGAAAAGCCTAGTGCTCCACTTCCCCTGCTGTCAAGCTCGAAACAGCCTTGAGTTTTTGTCGCACCACCAGCATTTCCAAAGCCAGACCTGCCAGGCGAGCCACTTCCTGAAGTTGCGGCACGGAAACATCGCTCACACCATCTTCCCCGCGGTCGAGCCAGAGGAAGGCCACGGTTTTCCCGCGCACGCGGATGGGAACCACCGCTGCAGCGGCGGGCGGGGGTGGCCCCAGGGCTTCCAGCAGCGCTTCGTTGCCCTCGCCACCCACCAGCGGGCCCACGTGCATCTCCATTCCCCGGCTCAGGTTCAAAAACACCGAGGGGCGGTCCAGGGGGAGGATGAAGGTGTGGAGGTCCTCGTCCACCAGATCCAGACCTCGCCCCATCCATCCCATGACCTTGCCGTGGTGGAGGGAAAAGAGCGCCACCCGCGTGCCTTCCTCCGCCAGCGCGGCAAGCACTAGCTTGCCCACCTGATCGCGATGGGTGCAGCTGGCCAGGGCTTCCCCCAGGTGCGGGATGTGCTGGCGTACGGGCGTTTCTTGCGTGCTCACCGGAGCCAGGGC
Encoded here:
- the dtd gene encoding D-aminoacyl-tRNA deacylase, producing the protein MKAVIQRVSRAEVRVGGQRVAEIGRGLLVLVAVEKGDGPEVVAKAAERFATLRVFEDENGKMNLSLGEVGGSVLLVSQFTLAGSIARGRRPSFDGAAPPEVARPLLESLAAAIQAHGVPVSTGVFGAHMEVELVNDGPVTLIWESKPAAG
- a CDS encoding site-2 protease family protein, which encodes MADQHVEILAPDGALLRVLRPQPPRHSPGRLLLHLALFLATLATTSTVGGLMFASSEVELRLASKGFSGFSLFWRLITDREVLTAGLAFSLPLMAILLAHEMGHYVACRRHYLDATLPFFIPVPFGIGTMGAFIRIRSPLMTKRELVDVGASGPIAGFVLTLPVLVWGILQSQVVHELPKGGYLVFGEPILFKLLSRMIYPELAQGADLLLHPTAYAAWIGLLVTALNLLPFGQLDGGHITYAALGRIHRLVAWPLLVVLVLLGFKWTGWWVWAMVALVMGVRHPWVPGEDDPFPEDRRWVVVASWVIFLLSFTPEPIKVVP
- a CDS encoding HU family DNA-binding protein, translated to MIKADLVKAVRETVDLPQGKAAEVVDAIFESMRQALVRGERIELRGFGVFLVKERKRGVGRNPRTGQEVPIPPGKTVRFKPGKALRELG